Proteins encoded by one window of Lycium barbarum isolate Lr01 chromosome 11, ASM1917538v2, whole genome shotgun sequence:
- the LOC132618020 gene encoding protein LIGHT-DEPENDENT SHORT HYPOCOTYLS 7-like — protein sequence MMSNEQRREVGEGSSSTTTSTLAPSDHHHQPTPPQPQLSRYESQKRRDWNTFRQYLKNHKPPVPLSQCNYNHVLDFLRYLDQFGKTKVHLNGCAFFGQVEQVGPCTCPLRQAWGSLDALIGRLRAANEENGGLQETNPFANSAIRIYLREVRDSQAKARGISYKKKKKRRKIQINASNNNQANSS from the coding sequence ATGATGTCAAATGAGCAAAGGAGGGAAGTAGGAGAAGGATCATCATCAACAACGACCTCAACTCTAGCACCATCTGACCACCATCATCAACCAACACCACCACAGCCTCAATTGAGCCGTTATGAGTCTCAAAAACGTCGTGATTGGAACACTTTCAGACAATACTTGAAGAACCACAAACCCCCAGTTCCTTTATCCCAGTGCAACTACAACCACGTGTTAGATTTTCTCCGATACCTAGATCAATTCGGAAAAACTAAGGTACATTTAAATGGATGTGCCTTCTTTGGACAAGTTGAGCAAGTAGGACCATGTACTTGTCCTCTTAGGCAAGCATGGGGAAGTTTAGATGCACTAATTGGAAGGCTTAGAGCTGCTAATGAAGAAAATGGGGGATTACAAGAGACTAATCCATTTGCTAATAGTGCTATAAGAATTTATCTTCGTGAGGTAAGAGATTCTCAAGCTAAAGCAAGGGGAATTTcctataagaagaagaaaaagaggagGAAAATTCAAATTAATGCTAGTAATAACAATCAGGCAAATTCTTCTTGA